The Mesobacillus jeotgali genome window below encodes:
- a CDS encoding glycosyltransferase family 2 protein — protein sequence MVILTLLSLTLLIWILATIDALIGFRKMDPLEKAEAVEQGQKLSVIVAARNEEEHILQSVRTQLNQTYKNTEWLLVNDRSEDGTGSVMESLKSFDSRIKVIHIESLPEGWLGKNHALYKGYKHATGNLILFTDADVLYHPEAFSKAVGYFEKHSLDHLTAAPNLSAKPFWLKAFVAFFLFGFSYYKRPWLGNNPRSKTGVGIGAFNMITRSAYEKVGTHEYIKMRPDDDLQLGMMVKRLGLKQRIVTAMTLIEVEWYQSLSEALGGLEKNTFAGLHYRISMVLFSVFGVFVSQVVPFFTLFSKNQAVAILSAVNLVFLAFLYVMVTKKMTRFSPWLFFVLPFTALLFIFSILRASYLTIKRGGIIWRGTKYTLAELRKNTLR from the coding sequence ATGGTGATCCTAACCTTACTGTCTTTAACATTGCTCATTTGGATTTTAGCGACAATCGATGCCTTGATTGGTTTCAGGAAAATGGATCCACTCGAAAAGGCCGAGGCTGTTGAGCAAGGACAAAAGCTCAGCGTGATCGTGGCTGCCAGGAATGAAGAAGAACATATTTTACAAAGCGTTCGCACGCAGCTGAACCAAACCTACAAAAACACCGAGTGGCTCCTGGTCAATGACCGCTCCGAAGATGGCACCGGAAGTGTGATGGAAAGCTTGAAAAGTTTCGATTCAAGAATCAAAGTAATCCACATCGAAAGTTTGCCAGAAGGGTGGCTTGGCAAGAACCACGCACTCTATAAAGGCTATAAGCATGCGACAGGGAACCTTATCTTATTTACAGACGCTGATGTCTTGTATCATCCTGAGGCTTTTTCAAAAGCGGTTGGCTATTTCGAGAAACATAGCCTTGATCATTTGACTGCTGCTCCAAATCTTAGCGCAAAGCCCTTTTGGCTGAAGGCCTTTGTTGCCTTCTTCTTATTTGGCTTTTCCTATTACAAGAGACCATGGCTCGGCAATAATCCACGTTCGAAAACGGGAGTCGGCATCGGCGCATTCAATATGATCACCCGGTCGGCCTATGAAAAAGTCGGCACACATGAATATATAAAGATGCGGCCTGATGATGATTTGCAGCTGGGAATGATGGTAAAGCGGCTGGGTCTCAAGCAGCGGATCGTCACCGCCATGACGCTCATTGAAGTAGAATGGTACCAGAGCCTGAGTGAAGCATTAGGAGGCCTGGAGAAGAACACCTTCGCCGGCCTACACTACAGGATCAGCATGGTACTCTTCTCAGTATTCGGTGTCTTTGTATCCCAAGTCGTTCCTTTTTTCACTCTTTTTTCGAAAAATCAGGCTGTGGCTATTTTAAGTGCTGTTAATCTCGTATTCCTGGCTTTTCTTTATGTGATGGTCACAAAGAAGATGACTCGATTTTCACCATGGCTGTTCTTTGTCCTTCCGTTCACTGCCCTGCTGTTCATTTTCTCCATCCTGAGAGCCAGCTACCTGACTATTAAAAGAGGCGGCATCATCTGGCGCGGAACGAAATATACCCTGGCTGAATTAAGAAAAAACACATTGCGGTGA